A stretch of the Acidobacteriota bacterium genome encodes the following:
- a CDS encoding tetratricopeptide repeat protein yields MQKKYLFGLIGLAIGIAVSFWGTRAFNNNNLTAGTTAPGAGTNAPMSSSGGQQAMMGDVSKTIEAAKNNPKDFNAQVEAAKVHAQIGQDDQAVGYLEKAYAADPKQFADINASGYVGQFYFEQKKYADAEIWFTRALAENPKEPDVEVMLAKIFMNREPADPDKAVQHLQAALKLDAKNGHALGHLVEAYALKKDARGAEEALKKLQETEPTNNRIASLQTMVADLKAGKAVTIPKE; encoded by the coding sequence ATGCAAAAAAAATATTTATTTGGTTTGATTGGATTGGCAATCGGTATTGCCGTCAGTTTCTGGGGAACGCGCGCTTTTAATAACAACAACCTAACAGCCGGAACCACAGCTCCCGGTGCTGGAACGAATGCGCCGATGAGCAGTTCGGGAGGCCAGCAGGCGATGATGGGCGATGTTTCCAAAACCATTGAAGCCGCCAAGAACAATCCTAAAGATTTCAACGCCCAGGTCGAAGCTGCCAAAGTTCATGCGCAAATCGGTCAGGATGACCAGGCTGTCGGCTACCTGGAAAAAGCTTATGCCGCCGACCCGAAACAGTTTGCCGACATCAATGCTTCGGGTTATGTCGGACAATTCTATTTTGAGCAAAAAAAATATGCCGATGCGGAAATCTGGTTTACGCGGGCGCTGGCGGAAAACCCGAAAGAGCCGGATGTCGAAGTCATGCTTGCCAAAATTTTTATGAATCGCGAACCGGCTGACCCTGACAAGGCGGTTCAACATCTACAGGCAGCCTTAAAACTGGATGCGAAAAATGGGCACGCGCTGGGACATCTGGTTGAAGCGTATGCCTTAAAGAAAGATGCGCGTGGCGCGGAAGAGGCGTTGAAAAAACTGCAGGAAACCGAACCGACCAATAATCGCATCGCATCATTGCAGACGATGGTTGCGGATTTGAAAGCCGGAAAAGCGGTGACTATCCCCAAGGAGTAG
- a CDS encoding IPT/TIG domain-containing protein: MKFKKTFAQALLYCLIISLIAVQAGTDKVKLGQSRKIVLPSYSILDENAQPVISANGKIGFVSSITDGSLLSFNTSTGKILSSIVVGESVGPITLIENSERRLIAVPAANLPTAGNPATVSIIDATKSKQLELRSIFILPNDAQITPKTQAYLSRDGKFCVIAASFNEPTLYAFSLERGQLVSQFPLIGRPSEMAFFDDGARRQLAIASAAANTLSLIKLNDDGQLISSGQFTPADARFEETNNPAFSLDGASVYMAAGDGDKLYAVNVEDGSLIDTLSVDAPQRISVAKDLNDLECIGVTRIRRPINVKSGGATIIAKQDKKLAIKTQFTPPEGIEFSTANNLAFNEAGTTAFIASTTGVLFAFSTATGELESYQVVGNELRRLVVSDAGKKVAAVRSNSGGDEIVITSFETVEAETNAPVDLLPTIKTIKPEAVEQGLNNNLRIAVDGENFSEGAALLVNGVEVATDSFNGGKQLAAALPKSLFKNLGEITVQVKRADESISPPVSLRVIKPQAPLIDSISPQEVPSPASNFTIKVKGKNFRQSSAIFVEGQQLETALKADGELQARVTAEMARSIKQLSIEVRDVATPELASNAKTLSVVSPSISEVKPYNDVIVAGDSSFSLKISGEHFNATTRVEINGETIPVSLTKRISDKLIVATVPGRFAQQAKTLAVTVRNTGGDVSNALNLEARAPEIKSSTPNEIAAGIRGTKVTINGENFRRGARVFLSDGKGQTIRVDRVRVKFVSKTQIIVNFIGKLKRFLAKPGEVQVKVVNPNRATGVDSEIYALKVSEPLIRNVVLNPITGDAANSRLLIDGSNFRRGAVIEFIKAGEVIRQQAPVNVKAGQISLVMPTRKAAALGSFSIRVINPGDIRSKVADVQHSEVASGKDE; the protein is encoded by the coding sequence GTGAAATTTAAGAAAACCTTCGCACAGGCGCTGCTCTATTGTTTAATCATCAGTCTGATTGCCGTTCAAGCCGGAACCGATAAAGTCAAACTCGGACAATCGCGCAAAATCGTTTTGCCATCATACTCGATTCTCGATGAAAACGCGCAACCGGTTATCTCTGCGAACGGTAAAATCGGCTTTGTCTCTTCGATCACCGATGGCTCGCTGCTTTCGTTTAATACCTCAACCGGAAAGATTTTATCTTCCATCGTGGTGGGCGAATCGGTTGGCCCAATCACCTTGATTGAAAACAGCGAACGCCGTTTGATTGCCGTGCCGGCGGCGAATTTGCCGACTGCCGGAAATCCCGCGACCGTCAGCATCATTGACGCGACGAAATCCAAACAACTGGAATTGCGCTCGATTTTTATTTTGCCAAACGACGCGCAAATCACCCCAAAAACCCAAGCCTATCTTTCACGCGACGGTAAATTCTGCGTCATCGCTGCGAGTTTCAACGAACCGACGCTCTATGCATTCAGCCTTGAACGCGGGCAACTGGTTTCGCAATTCCCGCTCATCGGGCGACCTTCGGAAATGGCGTTTTTTGATGATGGCGCGCGTCGCCAACTGGCAATTGCGAGCGCCGCTGCCAATACCCTCTCATTGATTAAATTGAATGATGACGGGCAATTGATTTCGAGCGGTCAATTCACGCCTGCGGACGCGCGGTTTGAAGAGACCAACAATCCTGCATTCAGCCTGGATGGCGCAAGCGTTTATATGGCGGCTGGCGATGGCGACAAACTTTATGCCGTCAATGTCGAAGATGGTTCGTTGATTGATACCCTTTCGGTTGACGCGCCGCAAAGAATTTCCGTAGCCAAAGACCTCAACGATCTCGAATGCATTGGCGTTACCCGCATTCGTCGCCCGATTAATGTGAAATCGGGTGGCGCGACCATTATTGCCAAACAGGATAAAAAGCTCGCCATCAAGACCCAGTTTACACCGCCCGAAGGCATTGAATTTTCGACCGCCAATAACCTTGCTTTCAATGAAGCCGGAACCACCGCATTTATCGCTTCAACAACCGGCGTGCTCTTTGCTTTCAGCACGGCAACCGGCGAACTCGAATCCTATCAGGTGGTCGGCAATGAATTGCGCCGGTTGGTCGTAAGCGACGCCGGTAAAAAAGTCGCCGCAGTGCGTTCAAATTCCGGCGGCGACGAAATTGTCATCACCTCGTTTGAAACCGTAGAAGCGGAAACCAACGCGCCGGTGGATTTGCTGCCGACCATCAAGACCATCAAACCCGAAGCCGTCGAGCAAGGTTTGAATAACAACTTGCGCATCGCCGTTGATGGTGAAAATTTTTCGGAAGGGGCGGCGCTTTTAGTGAACGGGGTAGAGGTGGCGACCGATTCGTTCAACGGTGGCAAACAACTCGCCGCCGCATTGCCGAAATCCTTATTCAAAAACTTAGGCGAAATTACTGTGCAGGTGAAACGCGCTGATGAGTCGATTTCGCCGCCCGTAAGTTTGCGGGTGATTAAACCGCAAGCGCCGCTCATTGATTCCATCAGCCCGCAGGAAGTGCCTTCGCCGGCATCGAATTTCACGATTAAAGTGAAAGGCAAAAATTTCCGCCAGAGTTCGGCAATCTTTGTTGAAGGGCAACAATTGGAAACCGCTTTAAAAGCCGATGGCGAATTGCAGGCGCGGGTCACGGCAGAAATGGCGCGTTCCATCAAGCAACTTTCTATAGAGGTCAGAGATGTTGCAACCCCTGAACTCGCATCGAATGCCAAAACTCTGAGCGTTGTCAGTCCAAGCATCAGCGAGGTAAAACCTTACAATGATGTGATTGTCGCGGGCGACAGCAGTTTCAGTTTAAAAATCAGCGGCGAGCATTTCAATGCAACGACGCGCGTGGAAATTAATGGCGAAACCATTCCCGTTTCGCTTACCAAACGCATCAGCGACAAATTAATCGTCGCAACCGTTCCCGGCAGATTCGCGCAGCAGGCGAAAACCCTTGCGGTCACAGTTCGCAATACGGGCGGCGATGTGTCGAATGCCTTGAATCTGGAAGCCCGCGCCCCGGAAATCAAATCCTCGACACCGAACGAAATCGCCGCCGGTATACGCGGTACGAAAGTTACAATCAATGGTGAAAACTTCCGTCGCGGGGCACGAGTGTTTCTGAGTGACGGCAAAGGGCAAACCATTCGCGTTGACCGTGTGCGCGTGAAATTCGTTTCCAAAACGCAAATTATCGTCAATTTCATCGGCAAGTTGAAACGCTTCCTGGCAAAACCCGGTGAAGTGCAGGTTAAGGTCGTCAACCCGAATCGCGCGACCGGCGTGGATTCCGAAATTTACGCGCTCAAGGTTTCCGAGCCGTTAATCAGGAATGTTGTCTTGAATCCGATTACCGGTGATGCAGCCAATAGTCGATTGCTGATTGACGGGTCGAATTTCCGCAGAGGCGCGGTGATTGAATTTATTAAAGCGGGCGAAGTTATCCGACAACAGGCGCCGGTCAATGTGAAAGCGGGTCAAATCTCGCTGGTGATGCCAACTCGCAAAGCTGCTGCGCTCGGCAGTTTTTCAATTCGGGTCATCAATCCCGGCGATATTCGCTCGAAAGTCGCCGACGTACAGCATAGCGAGGTGGCGTCGGGCAAAGATGAATAA